One part of the Mariniflexile litorale genome encodes these proteins:
- a CDS encoding MFS transporter — protein MPTNTTTTTTFTNPNAKDSKIRWTIVALLFFATTINYIDRQVIGLLKPFIEKDLHWTEADYGYIVTAFQIAYAIGLLISGRMLDKLGSRLGYTVAIIIWSIGAVLHAFVHSVMGFGIVRSILGIGEAANFPAAVKTVAEWFPKKDRALATGIFNSGATVGAILAPIIVGGITLVLNWKWAFIITGLLGFIWIVFWVLIYRVPEKHKRVSAKELEYILSDNDTVVETTDSKGITWGALFKYRQTYAICFSRFFTDWVWWFFLFWAPDFLNKTQNIDLKHSIVPLIIIYSMASIGGVFGGALSSRLIKIGKTIDFARKTAILVCAMLVLPLTFATQFDNLWIVVIIIGFATAAHQGWASNIFTIVSDIYPKKAVATMVGLSGFAGAIGGALAASFVGLVLDISGSYTLIFIIASTMYLLAWLILKIMIPQIKPIDQ, from the coding sequence ATGCCAACTAACACCACCACCACCACCACATTTACTAATCCAAACGCTAAAGATTCCAAAATAAGATGGACTATAGTGGCTTTGCTTTTTTTTGCAACGACTATTAATTATATAGACAGGCAAGTAATAGGTCTATTAAAACCCTTTATAGAGAAAGATTTACATTGGACTGAAGCCGATTATGGTTACATCGTTACAGCCTTTCAAATTGCCTATGCTATTGGACTTTTAATTAGCGGAAGGATGTTGGATAAGTTAGGATCTCGATTAGGATACACCGTGGCAATTATCATATGGAGTATAGGAGCCGTTTTGCATGCTTTTGTGCATTCTGTTATGGGGTTCGGGATTGTAAGGTCTATTTTAGGGATTGGTGAAGCAGCTAATTTTCCTGCAGCGGTAAAAACGGTGGCAGAATGGTTTCCTAAAAAAGACAGAGCATTGGCTACAGGTATATTTAATTCGGGGGCGACCGTTGGTGCCATTCTTGCTCCAATAATTGTTGGAGGTATAACTCTTGTATTAAATTGGAAATGGGCTTTTATAATCACAGGGCTGTTAGGTTTTATTTGGATTGTTTTTTGGGTTTTAATTTACAGAGTTCCTGAAAAACATAAACGAGTATCAGCTAAAGAGTTGGAATATATTTTATCAGATAATGATACTGTAGTAGAAACAACAGATTCCAAAGGAATCACTTGGGGGGCTTTATTTAAGTACAGACAAACCTATGCTATTTGTTTCTCACGTTTTTTTACAGATTGGGTTTGGTGGTTTTTTCTTTTTTGGGCACCCGATTTTTTAAACAAAACTCAGAATATAGATCTTAAACACTCTATTGTACCGCTCATTATCATTTATTCAATGGCAAGCATTGGTGGCGTTTTTGGAGGTGCATTATCTTCTAGACTTATAAAAATTGGTAAAACCATTGATTTTGCTAGAAAAACAGCCATCTTAGTTTGTGCGATGCTCGTATTACCTTTAACTTTTGCAACACAGTTTGATAACCTTTGGATTGTTGTTATTATTATTGGTTTTGCGACGGCGGCACATCAAGGGTGGGCATCTAATATTTTCACTATTGTGTCTGATATTTATCCTAAAAAAGCAGTAGCCACTATGGTAGGGCTTTCTGGGTTTGCGGGAGCTATAGGTGGGGCTTTGGCGGCATCGTTTGTAGGACTAGTTTTAGATATCAGCGGTAGTTATACCCTTATTTTTATTATTGCAAGCACTATGTATTTATTAGCTTGGTTAATATTAAAAATAATGATTCCTCAAATAAAACCTATTGATCAATAA
- a CDS encoding sugar-binding domain-containing protein: MKFINITIVLLFLAIVSCGKQEPRELDLSGDWQFKIDSLNMGITEKWYTQKLPEHVKLPGSMTENGKGNDISVKTKWTGQIVDSAWYTIEKYAKYRADGNVKIPFWLQPDKHYVGAAWYQKEIDVPASWTTKNIELKLERPHWETQVWIDNKYIGMQNSLGTPHNYDLGNLPVGKHIISIRIDNAIHDINPGINAHSMTDHTQTNWNGIVGAIKLEAKSSMAFKDVKIYPDVAKKKVTIIGAIKNSIGENQKIQLRVKVKGVGENPQLLEEVLKDVEINTEGTFELGYPMGDNPLLWDEFHPNLYTMSLSLKSPLGEDSEEVTFGMREFKTKGTRFVINDKPVFLRGTLECAIFPKTGYPATDVASWRRILKIVKAHGLNHMRFHSWCPPEAALEAADELGVYLQVEASTWPNGNSSIGDGYPVDEWLYKETQAILDAYGNHPSFVMMTTGNEPLRRNHKPYLRKYVDHFRKIDNRRLYTGAADRPYLDNLDYYNNSYARIQRWGEGLRSIINKRPQTDFDYNYIIDTIPMPYVSHEIGQWCVYPNFKEIPKYTGVLKPKNFEVFKETLEDNHMGQLSDSLMLASGKLQALCYKSDIEAALRTKGFGGFQLLDLHDFPGQGTALIGVLDAFWDEKGYISPEEYSRFCNETVPLARLKKRVFFNTENLEAAIEVAHFGEHALKNASTSWKLTNVSGHVIKQGDFEKRDIPQDNGIPLGKIDVNLNEIETPQKLTLTVNVGNFSNSWDVWVYPFEKKQIDKTQFKVVSTLDKATISYLENGGKVLLTSKKGSVKPEKGGEVGIGFSSIFWNTAWTQGEKPHTLGVLCDPSHPALTEFPTEYHSNWQWWDAMSHSNAIILDEFSPDLKPVVRVIDDWFTNRRLALVFEVKIGKGKLLVSGVDLISGIENRPEAQQLLYSLKKYMVSDAFNPSVELDVKSIINLYKK; encoded by the coding sequence ATGAAATTTATAAACATAACTATAGTACTTCTCTTTTTAGCCATAGTGTCTTGTGGGAAGCAAGAACCTAGAGAACTCGATTTATCTGGTGATTGGCAATTTAAAATCGATTCATTAAATATGGGTATTACTGAAAAATGGTATACTCAAAAATTACCTGAACATGTCAAGTTACCGGGTTCTATGACAGAGAATGGAAAGGGAAATGATATCTCTGTTAAAACAAAATGGACTGGACAAATTGTAGATAGCGCATGGTATACGATTGAAAAGTATGCTAAATATAGAGCCGATGGAAATGTAAAGATTCCCTTTTGGCTTCAGCCTGACAAACATTATGTAGGTGCCGCGTGGTATCAAAAAGAGATTGATGTTCCTGCTTCGTGGACAACTAAGAATATAGAATTAAAACTTGAGCGCCCGCATTGGGAAACACAAGTTTGGATTGATAATAAGTATATAGGCATGCAAAATAGTTTAGGTACGCCTCATAACTATGATTTAGGGAATTTGCCAGTAGGAAAGCATATTATTTCAATAAGAATAGATAATGCCATTCATGATATTAATCCTGGTATAAATGCGCATAGTATGACCGATCATACGCAAACGAACTGGAATGGCATCGTGGGAGCTATTAAATTGGAAGCTAAATCTTCAATGGCATTTAAAGATGTGAAAATTTATCCAGACGTAGCTAAAAAGAAAGTAACTATAATTGGAGCGATTAAGAATAGTATAGGTGAAAATCAAAAAATCCAATTGCGAGTAAAAGTAAAAGGTGTTGGAGAGAATCCTCAATTATTAGAAGAGGTTTTAAAGGATGTTGAAATTAATACTGAAGGCACTTTTGAATTAGGTTATCCAATGGGAGATAATCCTTTGCTTTGGGATGAATTTCACCCTAATTTGTATACGATGTCTTTGAGTTTAAAATCACCTTTAGGTGAAGATTCTGAAGAAGTTACTTTTGGTATGCGAGAGTTTAAAACCAAAGGGACTCGTTTTGTTATAAATGATAAACCGGTATTTCTTCGTGGAACTCTAGAATGTGCCATATTTCCAAAAACAGGCTATCCAGCAACAGATGTTGCCTCTTGGAGAAGAATTTTAAAGATTGTGAAGGCACATGGTTTAAATCATATGCGTTTTCATTCATGGTGTCCTCCTGAAGCTGCTTTAGAAGCTGCTGATGAATTAGGCGTTTATTTGCAGGTAGAAGCTTCTACTTGGCCTAATGGTAATTCTTCTATAGGTGATGGATACCCAGTTGATGAATGGTTGTATAAGGAAACGCAAGCTATTTTAGATGCTTACGGTAATCATCCTTCTTTTGTAATGATGACCACTGGTAATGAGCCACTTCGTAGAAATCACAAACCCTATTTAAGAAAATATGTAGATCATTTTAGAAAGATTGATAACCGCAGACTTTATACAGGTGCGGCTGATAGGCCTTATTTAGATAATTTAGATTATTATAATAATTCGTATGCGCGTATTCAAAGATGGGGAGAGGGTTTAAGAAGTATTATTAACAAGAGGCCTCAAACAGATTTTGATTATAATTATATTATAGACACCATACCAATGCCTTATGTAAGTCATGAAATTGGGCAATGGTGTGTGTATCCAAATTTTAAGGAAATTCCAAAATACACAGGTGTTTTAAAGCCAAAGAATTTTGAGGTTTTTAAAGAAACTTTAGAAGACAATCACATGGGGCAACTTTCAGATAGTTTAATGTTAGCTTCTGGTAAATTACAAGCGCTATGTTATAAATCAGATATTGAAGCGGCTTTAAGAACTAAAGGTTTTGGAGGATTTCAATTATTAGATTTACATGATTTCCCAGGGCAAGGAACAGCTTTAATAGGTGTTTTAGATGCCTTTTGGGATGAAAAAGGATATATTTCACCAGAAGAATATAGTCGATTCTGTAATGAAACAGTCCCTTTAGCACGTTTGAAGAAACGCGTGTTTTTTAATACTGAAAATTTAGAAGCTGCTATTGAAGTCGCCCATTTTGGAGAGCATGCATTAAAAAATGCTTCAACCTCATGGAAACTTACAAACGTTTCTGGACATGTAATTAAACAAGGCGATTTTGAAAAAAGAGATATCCCCCAAGATAATGGTATTCCTTTAGGGAAAATAGATGTGAATCTAAATGAAATCGAAACACCTCAAAAATTAACACTGACTGTAAATGTTGGTAATTTTTCTAATAGTTGGGATGTTTGGGTATATCCTTTCGAAAAAAAACAAATAGATAAAACCCAGTTTAAAGTAGTTAGTACTTTAGATAAAGCGACTATTTCTTATTTAGAAAATGGAGGAAAGGTTTTATTGACTTCAAAAAAAGGTAGTGTAAAACCTGAAAAAGGAGGTGAAGTAGGTATTGGTTTTTCAAGTATTTTCTGGAATACGGCATGGACTCAGGGAGAAAAGCCTCATACTTTGGGAGTTTTATGCGATCCTAGTCACCCGGCTTTAACTGAATTTCCAACAGAATATCATTCTAATTGGCAGTGGTGGGATGCTATGAGTCATTCCAATGCAATTATTCTAGATGAATTTTCACCTGATTTAAAGCCAGTGGTACGAGTCATTGACGATTGGTTTACTAACCGCAGATTGGCTTTGGTTTTTGAAGTGAAAATAGGAAAAGGGAAACTTTTAGTGTCAGGAGTCGACTTAATCTCAGGTATCGAAAATAGACCAGAAGCACAGCAATTGCTTTATAGTTTGAAAAAATATATGGTTTCTGATGCTTTTAATCCTTCGGTAGAATTAGATGTAAAATCTATTATAAACTTATATAAAAAATAA
- a CDS encoding sugar porter family MFS transporter, protein MKPTKFNIPYLLSLAFVSAMGGLLFGYDWVVIGGAKPFYELNFGITNSPALQGWAMSSALIGCVLGAVISGVIADRLGRKKSLIIASILFTVSALGTGWVDNFTPFIWYRLIGGLGIGLASTLSPMYIAEIAPAKFRGRFVAINQLTIVVGILAAQIANWLIAEPILDSATPTDILNSWNGQTGWRIMFWAELIPAGLFFIFMFLVPESPRFLVKVNKDEKASRVLNKIGGTDYALQELANIKASFNETVKEKFSVSDLRSPKVFPVLIIGIVLAIFQQWCGINIIFNYAQEIFTSAGYSVGDMLFNIVITGSVNLIFTFVAMRTVDSWGRRKLMLFGSIGLAVVYAILGAAYYFEFKGWPVLVLVITAIAIYSMSLAPITWVVLSEIFPNRLRGVAMAIATFSLWVASFILTFTFPILNEALGSYGTFWVYSFICVLGFVFIKQKLPETKGKSLEEIEKELSKEEK, encoded by the coding sequence ATGAAACCAACTAAATTTAATATTCCATATTTATTGTCATTAGCGTTTGTGTCTGCCATGGGTGGTTTGTTATTTGGTTACGACTGGGTAGTTATTGGAGGCGCAAAACCCTTTTACGAACTAAATTTTGGCATTACAAATTCACCTGCACTACAAGGTTGGGCTATGAGTAGTGCGCTTATAGGTTGTGTTTTGGGGGCTGTTATTTCTGGCGTTATTGCTGATAGATTAGGTAGAAAGAAATCTTTAATTATTGCGTCTATTTTATTTACTGTATCTGCATTGGGGACAGGTTGGGTAGATAACTTTACACCGTTTATTTGGTACCGATTAATTGGCGGATTAGGGATCGGTTTAGCGTCTACATTATCACCTATGTATATTGCAGAAATTGCTCCGGCTAAATTTAGAGGTCGGTTTGTAGCTATTAATCAACTTACTATTGTAGTTGGTATTTTGGCGGCTCAAATTGCAAATTGGTTAATAGCAGAACCCATTCTTGATAGTGCAACCCCAACTGATATTTTGAATTCTTGGAACGGACAAACAGGTTGGCGTATCATGTTTTGGGCAGAATTAATTCCAGCTGGATTGTTTTTTATATTCATGTTTTTGGTGCCTGAAAGCCCACGATTTTTAGTTAAGGTTAATAAAGATGAAAAAGCGAGTCGTGTTTTAAATAAAATAGGAGGAACAGACTATGCATTACAAGAATTAGCTAATATAAAAGCATCATTTAATGAAACTGTTAAAGAGAAGTTTTCTGTTTCAGATCTGCGTAGCCCTAAAGTATTTCCTGTTTTAATAATTGGGATTGTATTAGCTATATTTCAGCAGTGGTGTGGTATTAATATCATTTTTAATTATGCGCAAGAAATTTTTACATCAGCAGGGTATAGTGTTGGCGATATGTTATTCAATATTGTTATTACGGGTAGTGTTAATCTAATCTTCACGTTTGTTGCGATGCGAACAGTTGATAGTTGGGGGCGTAGAAAATTAATGCTTTTTGGTTCTATCGGTCTTGCAGTTGTATATGCTATTTTAGGAGCTGCTTATTATTTTGAGTTTAAAGGCTGGCCTGTTTTAGTGTTGGTAATTACAGCTATTGCTATTTATTCGATGTCGCTTGCTCCTATTACTTGGGTGGTGCTTTCAGAAATATTTCCTAATAGATTAAGAGGTGTTGCTATGGCAATTGCTACTTTTTCACTTTGGGTAGCCTCCTTTATATTAACGTTTACATTTCCCATTTTAAATGAAGCATTAGGTTCTTATGGAACATTTTGGGTATATAGTTTTATATGTGTTTTAGGGTTTGTTTTTATCAAACAAAAACTTCCTGAAACCAAAGGAAAAAGTTTAGAAGAAATTGAAAAGGAGTTATCAAAAGAAGAAAAATAA
- a CDS encoding UxaA family hydrolase, whose translation MKGYLRKDGRKGIRNIIIVAYLVECAHHVARQIVSEFSGQEVHLIGFSGCAPNDYAHKMMQNLCTHPNVGAVLLVSLGCENFNRHGLSKHISESGRPVEKLVIQECGGTLTSVQKGKEIISNFFSELNEVEKVDFKLTDLMVGTICGGSDATSGFTANPSIGKAFDKLVAEGAICMFEEPGELMGCEHLMAERAANEEVGKELVACIKKADNYYKKMGHDSFSAGNAVGGLTTIEEKSLGSYSKSGSLPIKALIRPGEIPTESGLYFMDVVPDGDALWGFPNINDNTEIVEMIASGCHIILFSTGRGSVVGSAISPVIKVCGNPKTFENLSGDMDINSGKIITEGASLEELGDEIYILIKEVIAGKKTKSEMLGHQEFSLGYKYFEYGKKNCDM comes from the coding sequence ATGAAGGGGTATTTAAGAAAAGACGGAAGAAAAGGGATTCGCAATATTATTATTGTAGCTTATTTGGTTGAATGTGCCCATCATGTGGCTCGCCAAATTGTTTCAGAATTTTCAGGTCAAGAAGTTCACTTAATAGGTTTTAGTGGTTGCGCACCCAATGATTACGCTCATAAAATGATGCAAAATCTTTGTACACACCCGAATGTTGGAGCGGTTTTGTTGGTGTCTTTAGGTTGTGAAAATTTTAATAGACATGGATTGTCCAAGCATATTTCAGAAAGTGGTAGACCCGTTGAAAAATTAGTGATACAAGAGTGTGGAGGCACGCTTACATCAGTACAAAAAGGAAAAGAGATTATAAGTAACTTTTTTTCAGAACTGAATGAAGTAGAAAAAGTAGATTTTAAACTTACCGATCTCATGGTTGGAACCATTTGTGGAGGTTCTGATGCCACTAGTGGATTTACAGCAAACCCTTCCATTGGGAAAGCTTTTGATAAATTGGTTGCTGAAGGTGCTATTTGTATGTTTGAAGAGCCTGGTGAGCTCATGGGGTGCGAGCATTTAATGGCAGAAAGAGCAGCGAATGAAGAAGTGGGTAAAGAGTTAGTAGCTTGTATCAAAAAAGCTGATAATTATTATAAAAAGATGGGGCACGATAGTTTTTCGGCTGGTAATGCTGTTGGCGGATTAACAACTATTGAAGAAAAATCGTTAGGCTCCTATTCAAAAAGTGGTAGTTTGCCTATAAAGGCTTTAATTCGTCCAGGAGAAATACCTACAGAATCTGGTTTGTATTTTATGGATGTAGTTCCCGATGGTGATGCTCTATGGGGTTTTCCAAATATTAACGACAATACTGAAATTGTAGAAATGATTGCCAGTGGCTGCCATATTATTCTCTTTTCAACAGGGCGTGGTTCTGTTGTAGGTTCAGCCATATCTCCAGTCATTAAAGTTTGTGGAAATCCTAAAACTTTTGAAAACCTTTCGGGTGATATGGATATTAATTCAGGAAAGATAATTACAGAAGGTGCTTCATTAGAAGAACTTGGAGATGAAATTTACATACTTATTAAAGAAGTAATTGCAGGTAAAAAAACAAAATCTGAAATGTTAGGTCATCAAGAGTTTAGTCTAGGCTATAAATATTTTGAGTATGGCAAGAAAAATTGCGATATGTAA
- the uxaC gene encoding glucuronate isomerase — translation MDTKHSTIFHEDFLLRSEIAKALYHNYAKDLPIIDYHNHLPPENIAKNHQFENCSQVWLAGDHYKWRAMRTLGIDEKYITGNASDREKFQKWGEAVPYTLRNPLYHWSHLELKRYYGIDELLTGENANTIYDETMRQLQQKSHSTRGLLEMQNVEVVCTTEDPLDDLRHHKNLRSQDVSLVMSTAFRPDKAFAVEDAPSFLQYLEQLEQVSAVSISNFDDLLEALDKRIDYFHENGCRLSDHGLELLPYFKTGAFDIIVIFNKIKNHKVLSQDEINYFKCETLKHLCKEYHKRGWVQQFHLGALRSVNSRMLQLRGRDSGWDSIGDFPQARSLGQFLNYLDSTDQLTKTILYNLNPADNELIATMIGNFNDGSIRGKIQFGAGWWFLDQKDGMEKQMNALSNMGLLSCFVGMLTDSRSFMSFPRHEYFRRILCNLIGNDVTNGELPADEKWLGKIISDISYYNAKNYFNGFKY, via the coding sequence ATGGATACCAAACATTCAACTATTTTTCATGAGGACTTTTTACTTCGTTCGGAAATTGCAAAAGCTTTATATCATAATTATGCGAAAGATCTTCCTATAATAGATTATCACAATCATTTACCTCCTGAAAATATAGCTAAAAACCATCAATTTGAAAATTGTTCTCAAGTTTGGTTGGCTGGAGATCATTATAAATGGCGTGCGATGCGAACTTTGGGTATTGATGAAAAATATATAACAGGGAATGCATCCGATAGAGAAAAATTCCAGAAATGGGGAGAAGCTGTACCATACACCTTGCGTAACCCACTATATCATTGGAGTCATTTAGAGTTAAAACGCTATTATGGCATTGATGAATTACTCACGGGGGAGAATGCCAATACTATATATGATGAAACGATGCGTCAATTACAACAAAAATCTCATAGTACGAGAGGTTTGTTGGAAATGCAAAATGTTGAAGTGGTTTGTACTACAGAAGACCCTTTAGATGATTTAAGACATCATAAAAATTTACGTAGTCAAGATGTGTCCTTGGTTATGTCTACAGCCTTTCGTCCAGATAAGGCTTTTGCTGTTGAAGATGCGCCATCATTTCTTCAGTATTTAGAACAATTAGAACAAGTATCGGCGGTTTCTATTTCAAATTTTGATGATTTATTGGAAGCACTAGATAAAAGAATCGATTATTTTCATGAAAATGGTTGTCGTCTTTCTGATCATGGCTTGGAGTTGTTACCTTATTTTAAAACAGGAGCGTTTGACATCATTGTAATCTTCAATAAGATTAAAAATCATAAGGTGCTTTCTCAAGATGAAATTAATTATTTTAAATGTGAAACTTTAAAACATCTTTGTAAAGAATATCATAAAAGGGGCTGGGTACAACAATTTCATTTGGGCGCATTACGAAGTGTGAATTCTAGAATGTTACAACTAAGAGGGCGTGATTCTGGTTGGGATTCTATTGGAGATTTTCCTCAAGCACGATCTTTAGGACAGTTTCTAAATTATTTAGATAGCACCGATCAATTAACCAAAACAATTCTTTACAATTTAAATCCTGCTGATAACGAGTTAATAGCAACTATGATTGGTAATTTTAACGACGGAAGCATTAGAGGTAAAATACAGTTTGGAGCTGGTTGGTGGTTTTTAGACCAGAAAGATGGTATGGAAAAACAAATGAATGCACTATCGAATATGGGATTATTAAGTTGTTTTGTGGGTATGTTAACAGATTCTAGAAGCTTTATGTCTTTTCCAAGACACGAATATTTTAGGCGCATATTGTGTAATCTAATAGGGAATGATGTGACAAATGGGGAATTACCTGCCGATGAAAAGTGGTTAGGTAAGATTATCAGCGATATCAGTTATTATAATGCTAAAAACTATTTTAATGGGTTTAAATATTAG
- a CDS encoding DNA-binding transcriptional regulator: MKKVFVQLESGRGYGRDLLKGIHEYNNQFSNWEIVFEPAYYLKTSQKNDISKLIKLMKPDGCILENIDNMSMITKLGVPFIRANSLDHIEESPYLKGNYESDGKVAVDYFLSLGFKRLAFFGVKDLAWSDGRYASFKNHAQLNGIEVSHYLAENTSKKGLRHDFEGIIAWLKSLPKPIGILCCNDDFGQMLINACSLSHLKIPYEIAILGIDNDELLCNMTHPKLSSIARNHRKAAFNACKILDRMMNDEFIEDYIIPTEPLDVVERTSTDIIACNDTEVIKALHYIRNNTHLNLTVTNVVEVTNISRRSLYTRFKTVTKNTIYDEIQLQKLKKFKTLLRNQNLSVKEIAFSLGFDDASHISRWFSSIEGIPPIKWRNENI, from the coding sequence ATGAAAAAGGTTTTTGTTCAACTTGAATCAGGTCGTGGTTACGGTCGTGACTTACTAAAAGGAATTCATGAGTATAATAACCAATTCTCTAATTGGGAAATTGTTTTTGAACCAGCATATTACCTTAAAACTTCACAGAAAAATGATATAAGTAAGTTAATAAAACTTATGAAACCAGACGGCTGTATTCTTGAAAACATAGATAACATGTCTATGATTACCAAACTTGGAGTTCCATTTATACGAGCTAATAGCTTGGATCATATTGAAGAGTCTCCTTATCTAAAAGGGAATTATGAATCAGATGGGAAAGTAGCTGTCGATTATTTTTTATCTCTTGGTTTTAAAAGACTTGCTTTTTTTGGGGTAAAAGATTTAGCATGGTCTGATGGTAGATATGCAAGTTTTAAAAATCATGCTCAATTAAATGGTATTGAAGTTTCTCATTATTTAGCTGAAAACACATCCAAAAAAGGATTAAGACATGATTTTGAAGGTATAATAGCTTGGTTAAAATCTTTACCTAAACCGATAGGTATTTTATGTTGTAATGATGATTTTGGACAAATGCTAATTAACGCCTGCTCCCTTAGTCATTTAAAAATACCCTATGAAATTGCTATTTTAGGGATTGACAATGATGAATTACTATGTAATATGACGCATCCTAAACTTTCTAGCATTGCTCGAAATCATAGAAAAGCTGCATTTAATGCCTGTAAAATTTTAGATAGGATGATGAATGATGAATTTATTGAAGATTATATTATTCCGACTGAACCTCTTGATGTGGTTGAACGCACCTCCACAGATATTATAGCTTGTAATGATACAGAAGTTATAAAAGCACTCCATTATATCAGAAATAATACGCATTTAAATTTAACCGTAACAAATGTGGTTGAAGTAACTAATATAAGCCGAAGAAGTTTATACACTAGATTTAAAACCGTAACCAAAAACACCATCTACGATGAAATACAATTACAAAAACTTAAAAAATTTAAAACCCTACTAAGAAATCAAAATTTATCAGTTAAAGAAATTGCTTTTAGTCTTGGTTTTGATGATGCAAGCCATATAAGTAGGTGGTTTTCGTCAATTGAAGGCATCCCTCCTATTAAATGGCGGAACGAAAATATATAA
- a CDS encoding AraC family transcriptional regulator codes for MDNSTFKDGFIGQKMIVLPSEAKTRVKNNLITSHFFISDLGYFPKASYHFIKRKKNHDDYIFIYCVEGRGKVKINDLNTTISPNEYIIIPKHTAHSYKSHKEDPWSIYWMHFDGIIANALYERHKLSYNKIIPFNNDRIKLFNQIFEIFNSNYIDTQLEYANILSLTFLSSFIYNAIETSINIHKNDNLVGSIIDFLNYNIDKSYKSEDIAEEFNLSTSYIHTIFKKRTGYSLIHFFNLKKIQKACEYLNYTDLNIKEISIKLGINDALYFSRLFKKYMGVSPKTYKESHNQL; via the coding sequence ATGGACAATTCAACTTTTAAGGATGGTTTTATAGGTCAAAAAATGATAGTACTACCTAGCGAAGCAAAAACAAGAGTTAAAAACAATCTAATTACTAGTCATTTTTTTATATCCGATTTAGGTTATTTCCCAAAAGCTAGTTATCATTTTATAAAACGAAAAAAAAATCATGACGATTATATATTCATTTATTGTGTAGAAGGACGTGGAAAAGTAAAAATTAATGATCTAAATACTACTATATCTCCAAATGAATATATCATTATCCCTAAGCACACAGCTCACAGCTATAAATCTCACAAAGAAGATCCTTGGAGTATTTATTGGATGCATTTTGATGGAATAATTGCGAACGCTTTATATGAAAGACACAAATTAAGTTATAACAAAATTATCCCTTTTAATAATGATCGTATTAAATTATTTAATCAAATTTTTGAGATTTTTAATAGTAACTATATAGATACTCAACTTGAATATGCTAATATTTTAAGTTTAACTTTTTTAAGTTCATTTATTTATAATGCTATTGAAACATCCATAAATATTCATAAAAATGACAACTTAGTTGGAAGTATTATTGATTTTTTAAATTACAATATTGACAAATCATATAAATCTGAAGATATTGCTGAAGAATTTAATCTATCCACATCTTACATTCATACAATTTTCAAAAAACGAACTGGTTACTCATTAATTCATTTCTTTAATCTAAAAAAAATTCAAAAAGCTTGTGAATACTTAAACTACACCGATTTAAATATAAAAGAAATCAGCATAAAATTAGGCATTAACGACGCTTTATATTTTTCTAGATTATTTAAAAAATATATGGGTGTTTCTCCTAAAACTTATAAAGAAAGTCATAATCAATTATGA
- a CDS encoding UxaA family hydrolase yields MEKFVQLHVNDNIVIALKSFEADTIINVNGEEVKLIETIDFGHKIAIKSIATKDKILKYGLSIGSATQDIVPGEHVHSHNLETDYLINQ; encoded by the coding sequence ATGGAAAAATTTGTTCAATTGCATGTCAATGATAATATTGTAATTGCTTTAAAGAGTTTTGAGGCAGATACAATTATTAACGTAAATGGAGAAGAGGTTAAATTAATAGAGACTATAGATTTTGGTCATAAAATAGCGATAAAGTCCATTGCAACAAAGGACAAAATATTAAAATATGGTCTTTCAATAGGAAGCGCCACACAAGATATAGTTCCAGGCGAACATGTGCATAGCCATAATTTGGAAACCGATTATTTAATTAATCAATAA